In Spirochaetota bacterium, the sequence ATGATTTAGAACGATCATAAACTGATAATTAACCTAGTATGAAACAATATACTCGGCTAAAAAAGTATGAGTAGGGCAACCTTTAGAATAATACTGACATATAAAGATCTTGTTGATAATTAAAAAATTGATAAATATTGGAGCCTGCAATGAAAATAGAAATTACAATTTTAGGATTACTCATGGAACAAAATTTATATGGGTATGAGATTAAGAAAAAAATTGTTGATAGAATAGAGGACTATTTTGATATAAAATTTGGTTCCATATATTATGCGATTAAAAAGGCTGTAAAAAATGGTTGGGTAAAAAGGGTAGGAGCTGAGAAAAAGGGCGGTAATCCAGAAAGATATATTTATCAAATAGTACCCTCTGGCAGAAAACACTTTAGGAAGATGTTAAAACAATATTTTGATAACAACCTTATCCATTTTGACATTGATATTGTGTTGATGTTCTACAATTCCCTTACGCAGGAACAGAAGGAGCAGTTTATTTACGAAAGAACAGCTACAATCAAGGATAAATTATCATATATTAAAAAGAAAATTGATGAGGAATCCAATGTCCCAGAGAGTAGTTCACAGATGCACCTCTTTACGTACGTAGAAAATCATCTAAAAGCTGAACTTGCTTGGCTGAAATCTCTGAAGAGCTGAAATTAGACCGGGGACTAATGGATCGAAATCTTACATTTCCATTTCGGATTCCTCTCGCTAATACACCTTTTGGGAAGACTTCGCAAACCGTTAAAAGCCTGAATTCTCAGGGATTTTCATTATCCTGCCTTCATAACTGAGTAGGTTTTAATATTCCCTGACAAAAATCCATAATGTGTTAATGACTCAGATCAATTTAGTTAATTTTTGACATTATTCCATCACATAATTCCCGAATAAAACAAAAT encodes:
- a CDS encoding PadR family transcriptional regulator; its protein translation is MKIEITILGLLMEQNLYGYEIKKKIVDRIEDYFDIKFGSIYYAIKKAVKNGWVKRVGAEKKGGNPERYIYQIVPSGRKHFRKMLKQYFDNNLIHFDIDIVLMFYNSLTQEQKEQFIYERTATIKDKLSYIKKKIDEESNVPESSSQMHLFTYVENHLKAELAWLKSLKS